In gamma proteobacterium HIMB55, the genomic stretch CACCGATCCGCGATCATTGATGTAGGCAAACTCCAGCTCCTCACCACGACTCCCGTGCAGCAAAATGTCCCGGTGCTCGGGTGCTAATTCTTCGTAGGGTTTATCGATGTCGAAGTTGTAGTGTTTGGCGAGCGAGGTCAGCAGATGGAAGTAGTAAACGTTCCTGCGGTCCCAGCCGCGAATTGCACCAGCGGCAAGACTCGCCTCGGGGTGAGCAACAACGCGCGCTTCATCAAAATACTGTGTGACACCTAGTCCGTCGCAGCTCTCGCAAGCACCTGCCGGGTTGTTAAAGGAAAAAAGTTTCGGTTCCAACTCATCGATCGAGTGACCGCATTGCGGGCATGAGTAGCGCGCTGAAAACAGCGTTTCTTTCCCGTCACCGTCCATCGGCGCCACGCTGGCCAAGCCGTCCGTAAGCTCAAGCGCAGTCTCAAAAGATTCGGCCAGACGCAGCGCTAGATCATCGCGAACTTTGAAGCGGTCAACCACCACATCGATGCGGTGTTTCTTCTTTTTGTCGAGCTCGGGTACGTCGTCGAGATCGCAGACGATTCCATCGACACGCACGCGGATGAAACCCGCGGCGCGTGCCTGCTCGAAAACATGTAAGTGCTCACCTTTACGGTCCCGAACCAAGGGCGCCAGCAACATCAACCGCTCACCCTCGGGCATTGCCATGACCGTATCGACCATTTGGCTCACGGTCTGTGCTTTTAAGGTGATGCCGTGGGTTGGGCAGCGTGGGTCACCTACGCGCGCAAATAGTAAGCGCAGGTAATCGTAGATCTCGGTGATGGTACCAACGGTTGAGCGCGGGTTGTGCGAGGTGGATTTTTGTTCGATCGAAATGGCGGGAGATAGACCCTCGATATGATCAATGTCAGGCTTTTCCATCATCGACAAGAATTGTCGCGCATAGGTAGAAAGCGACTCGACATAACGCCGCTGTCCCTCGGCGTAGAGAGTATCGAATGCCAGCGATGACTTTCCTGATCCAGAGAGACCTGTGATGACAACCAGCTTGTCGCGAGGTATGTCGAGATCGATATTTTTTAGGTTGTGGGTGCGTGCGCCGCGAACCTGAATAGTGTCCATACTGCTGGGCTCTCTGTATTAAGCTTGCTCTGCTTTTTTGGTGCTGTCTGGTCTTAACGCGAATAATTTCCCGCGACTGACTCACCTGAAATTTCTTGCCGCTCGGTGATCGAGCAAACCGCTAAGTATACGCGCATCCGCTCTTCGTAGACTGTGTTTCACGAGATTTGTCGCGATCGTGATACTCTACGTTTTTACTCAAGGTTCTTACTCGTGACATCCTTTTCCTCAAGTGAAACGCGTGCCGTTTCAATGCTGGCGACCCTCTACGTAGTGCGCATGCTGGGATTGTTCATGGTGCTACCTTTGATCGCGATTTACAGCGCCGATCTCGCCGGCGCTACGCCGTTCCTATTGGGTCTCGCCGTCGGCGCCTACGGGTTAACGCAAGCGAGCCTCCAGATTCCAATGGGGTGGTTATCTGACAGGATAGATCGCCGTTTGGTCATCGTGCTCGGGCTGTCGATGCTCACACTCGGCAGCGTGGTTGCCGCGATGTCCTCGACTATTTGGGGCGTGATCTTTGGACGTTTTCTGCAGGGCGCTGGGGCTATTGCCTCTGCGACGATGGCGCTGGTCGCCGACTACACGCGCGAGGAGCAACGTGCAAAGGCAAGTGCCATTATTGGAGGCAGTATCGCAATCGCCTTTGGAATCGCTCTCGTCCTTGGCCCTGCACTTGCAAGTTTTGGTGGCCTGCAATTGGTGTTTGCAGCAACCGCAACGCTAGCCTTGATGGGCATGGTTGTTGTGCTTTTTCTTCCAAAGCCGCAGCGCTTTGATCGGGAAAAACAGCTAGATGGATCGGGCTTTCAGGGTTCGAGACTCTCTCAAGTGTTGAGTATCTCGTCGCTTAATTTGATGTATCTCAGTATTTTCTTTTTACATCTGACGCTGATGGCGGTGTTTGTCGTGGTTCCGACAAGTCTCGAGATTGAGGCG encodes the following:
- a CDS encoding arabinose efflux permease family protein (PFAM: Major Facilitator Superfamily); translated protein: MTSFSSSETRAVSMLATLYVVRMLGLFMVLPLIAIYSADLAGATPFLLGLAVGAYGLTQASLQIPMGWLSDRIDRRLVIVLGLSMLTLGSVVAAMSSTIWGVIFGRFLQGAGAIASATMALVADYTREEQRAKASAIIGGSIAIAFGIALVLGPALASFGGLQLVFAATATLALMGMVVVLFLPKPQRFDREKQLDGSGFQGSRLSQVLSISSLNLMYLSIFFLHLTLMAVFVVVPTSLEIEAGIALEQHAWVYLGALLFSVPGIYWLVQGRRYMDRPIANLMQCLGVLLLGVLLLSAGDWAPTLAGLCLFFTGFTALEAMLPSLASIYAPASARGTAMGVFASSQFIGVFVGGLMGGALLDTVGAIGVWAGMAALTLVWAVLLGLSRLASPESIAVR